The Penicillium oxalicum strain HP7-1 chromosome IV, whole genome shotgun sequence genome contains a region encoding:
- a CDS encoding General transcription factor IIH subunit 3: MNSVDASEHYELNATELAPSLLTVILDTNPHAWATLENSLPLTKAVANILVFINAHLACNYANEVAVVASHTTKATWLYPVHDEDPTKALADGDGDITMNGQDGTGSQTNKYRPFRVVEERVTQRLKELMDTTSSEDLRGNTSTMLAGALTLALSNINRRTIAWAEKHGGADLEDAAGDTGGGGSGPAGGTGPGRYSAASDDERLQSRILIVSVSGSSDSAHQYIPVMNGIFACQRLHIPIDVCKLSGDAVFLQQACDATKGVYMALSEPRGLLQYLMMAFLPDQRSRKHLVLPTRVDVDFRAACFCHRRVVDIGYVCSICLSIFCEPPPDNECLTCGTPLDIGDFGSKPALIPRKKKKKKRANGTSTVGTPMSTGTPTPGPG; the protein is encoded by the exons ATGAACTCAGTCGATGCATCTGAGCACTACGAGCTCAATGCAACAG AACTTGCACCTTCTCTGCTCACCGTGATTCTCGATACGAATCCACATGCCTGGGCCACCCTGGAGAACTCGCTCCCGCTGACCAAGGCCGTGGCAAACATTCTCGTCTTTATCAATGCCCATCTCGCCTGTAATTATGCGAACGAGGTCGCGGTGGTGGCATCTCACACCACGAAAGCAACATGGCTGTACCCTGTGCACGATGAAGACCCAACCAAAGCATTAGCCGACGGCGACGGCGACATCACAATGAATGGTCAGGATGGAACAGGGTCACAGACCAACAAATACCGCCCGTTCCGCGTCGTGGAGGAACGAGTCACACAACGGTTGAAAGAACTTATGGATACGACGAGCAGCGAGGATCTTCGCGGGAACACATCCACTATGCTCGCGGGGGCGCTGACCCTGGCTTTAAGCAACATCAATCGGCGGACCATTGCCTGGGCCGAGAAGCACGGCGGTGCAGATTTGGAAGATGCCGCCGGTGAtaccggtggtggtggcagtggGCCTGCAGGGGGTACAGGACCAGGGCGGTACTCGGCAGCAAGCGACGACGAACGCCTCCAAAGCCGAATCCTGATCGTTTCGGTCAGTGGGTCCAGCGACTCGGCGCACCAGTACATCCCCGTCATGAACGGCATTTTCGCCTGCCAGCGATTGCACATTCCTATTGACGTGTGCAAATTGAGTGGCGATGCGGTGTTTCTGCAGCAGGCCTGCGATGCCACCAAGGGCGTCTACATGGCTCTTTCTGAACCGCGTGGCCTGCTGCAGTATTTGATGATGGCTTTTCTTCCGGACCAACGCTCACGCAAACATCTCGTTTTGCCGACGCGCGTCGATGTTGATTTCCGCGCGGCATGCTTTTGTCATCGACGGGTCGTGGACATTGGCTACGTCTGCTCTATTTGCCTCAGCATCTTCTGCGAGCCGCCTCCCGACAATGAGTGTCTGACGTGCGGGACGCCGCTCGACATTGGTGACTTTGGCTCTAAACCAGCTCTCATtccgagaaagaagaagaaaaagaagcgagCGAATGGGACATCGACGGTAGGAACGCCCATGTCCACGGGAACGCCAACCCCCGGCCCGGGCTGA